The DNA window cagaaatgacgtGCAGGCATGCCACCATGACTACTGTGTGCTCACCGAGGAATGTGGAAGTTGTGCGGCCCTGCCTTGCGATGTCCTGCAGCTCAGTGCGTGTGCGTTTCTGTATATACAATGCGGTGTGTGtgcacaactcccagaagcccctttACATCTCTTCAACAGGGCGACTGCCAGATGCATGATGTGTTGGATCTTGGCCTTTTTCTCTTTGTGGGATGAGGGATTCCCTCCACAAGGAAGAGATAGATGGCCAGCTGCTGGAGACGGAGGGAGAGCATCGCCAGCCAAAGGCAGCCGGGGAGAGCGCATGGCCTTCTGCCACTCAGATCTCAGGGCAAAACCACAAACTGTACATGACACAactaaattaatatttaaaagtAATTACTTGCTGCCTGGAGGTAAACAGAAAAGGGGCAGATAATTGAGAGCGCAGGGATTGGCATGCGTAAGGATGATGTGCGGAGAAGGTCCAGAGGGATtgtatatgaatgtgtgtgtgtggggggggggggagtcaaaaCGGGGGACTTTCCTCCCCCGTGTCTCCCACCcactttccccactcagactccCTTCTGCCAAATCAGCTCCACTCTGGCACATCCCTGAATGAAGGGTGAAGGTCTCCTTTGGGGTTCAGGTGCTTTGAAGAGCCCTGAAGAGAAAGGACAGGGCAAGacagcctatttatttatttatttatttacagtatttatattccgcccttctttctcacccagaaggggactcagggcggatcacattgtacacatataaggcaaacattcaatgccatataacatagaacagagacagagacagacacagaggcaatttaaaccttctccagcttccagcttcctgagggtatgcttgattccagccacagggcgAGCAGttccttcatcattcactgtgatggcacttcctcattccaacagcggctgggtgatttttatggtgtcgtaaattagcctccccacatataagtggtacctaaatttcctacttgatagatgcaactatctttcgggttgcaacgttaggtcagcaatgagtaggggctatattttttattttttattgtcgggtgctcaccctgacatgggCTGGTCTTGAActgatgacctcttggtcagagtgatttattagagctggctgctaaccagcctgcgccacagcctggctgcaATGGGCCAGGATACTGCCCCAAACCTGCTCCCAGCTGGCCTTCACTGCCCCACACAGAGCAAagtagcaaagtaaaataatacatgtaataatagagtaaataataaatgcaataataataataataatatcagagtgaaataataagtgtattattattaataataaaaatagagtaaaataaatgtaatggtagcaagaataatagagaaaaataataaatgtaatacagtagagtctcacttatccaacactcgattatccaacattctggattatccaacgcatttttatagtcaatgttttcaatacatcatgatattttggtgctaaattggtaaatacaataattactacatagcattactgcgtattgaactacttttttctgtcaaatttattgtataacatgatgttttggtgcttaatttgtaaaatcataacctaatttgatgtttaataggcttttccttaatctctccttattatccaacatattcgcttatccaacgttctgccagcccgtttacgttggataagtgagactctactgtaataccaataataatagagaaaaataataaatgtaccatatattcccgagtataagctgacccaaatataagccaaccaggaccctcacccgagtatacgccgaggggggcttttcagtcttaaaaagagggctgaaaaactaggcttatactcgagtatatacagtaaaccccacttacttattttccaacagacctcacaaccactgaagatccctgccatagatgtgggcgaaacctcaggagagaatgcttctgcaacatggccttaGAACTCGGCAGCAACCCGTTTGATTTGTGTTCCAAAATAACCAGAAAAGGGAAACAAGACTCTCCAGTAAAGCTGCAACAAAGcatgcacataaaataaacactgaATTTAATCAAAACAGTTTTCAAAATCcatacttatttattatgcatatTAAAGGTCTGCCACACTGGTTAAAACCCTTGAAACCATAACAGGCAGATTTTGAGAGTCCCAAAAGGAAAGAGCAGATCATCCTTCTGTGGGGAGGGAGTTTGGGCGGGGGGCAACCCACTGTGGATGTAGTTGCATTGCATCTCCTTTGTGGAAATAAaaagataatcatcatcatatcagGATGAGCAGCTAAGAAGGATCTCCCACCAAGGATTTGATGGAGGGTGGGGTGTTTGGGACAGGAGAGAGATGTTCCCATCTTCCCTTTGGGCCCGAAAAGGCCTCTCCCCACTTTCCCAGGCAACCAGGGTGACGCAAGGCAACCCCACCCCACACCCCTTTTCCTGGATTTGGGGAAAGGCTGCTGGTGGAGGCACTGCAGTGCTGCTCAGCCGGTCCTCTTGCAGCatcagaggaagaagaagagcagCCCAGCCAGGCATCTCCGGCACCCCCTTTTTCTTCTCCCCCCTCTCCAACGATGATGATGGAGGGACGAGTTTGGGCTGGAAGAGGCAGCCGATCTGCCCCAGGGCCTCCTTGACACCAGTGGGAGTTTTTGCCGGGGAAACACTGCCTGAGAAAGACGGCTCACGGAGCAGATCCTGGCTCCAGCCAGACGGGTTTGAGGAGTCCTGGTCCTTTGCCAGAGATGCCTTGCGACACACTGTGAGagtgatggaaggaaggaagaagggagagacagagagagagaaggagagagacagacagacagagagagagagagagcaagaggctGTCGGCACCCACCTGCCAAGGAAGCACACCTGGAAGGCCCTATGGCAGGTGCGTCCATGCGCTTCTGCAACCTCTgggcagggccagccctaggtaattttcaagtgtaagcgaacagaattttgcccccctcccaaaaaacccaatcactgaaaaataaaaacgttggataagtgaaaatgttggataataaggagggattaaagaaaagcctattaaacatcaaattacattatgattttacaacttaagcaccaaaacatcaacaaatcaacagaaaaagcagttcaatacatggtaatgttatgtaggaattactatacagtagagtctcactttccaacactcacttatccaacattctggattatccaacgcatttttgtagtcaatgttttcaatacatcgtgatattttggtgctaaattcgtaagtacagtaattactacatagcattactgcatcttgaactactttttctgtcaaatttgttgtataacattatgttttggtgcttaatttgtaaaatcataacctaatttaatgtttaataggcttttccttaatccctccttattattcaacatattcacttatccaacattctgctggcccatttatgttggataagtgagactctactgtatttgcaaatttaacaccaactgggatatagggcactgtggactcagataacccagttcaaagcagatattgtgggttattctgctttgatattccgggttatatggctgtgtggaagagccctgagggtccttccacacagccatataacctagaatatcaaggcagataatccacaagtatatTTCAgcctacttggaatacacgaagtgtgtttaagaaccggtccaagagtccagaagagccttgattccccatatagtaaaataataataataaaactttatttatactctgccgccatctccccgcggggactcggggcggcctacatggggcagaggcccaaacaacataggacaaaatataggcaacagaatacaaatcacactataaaaagataaaacagtaatgcaatatatgaattaaaacaaaaatacaggataaaaaattgcatttaaaacacataaatggtaaaatcgtaataaatacaggatagattattaaaaaccctctggggctgattaattagtGACTGTATCTCCATATGAcgatcatcccactttctttgctagtatgctttattatgccaattgtttgccttagatcaggcatgaggcaaacttcggccctccgagtgttttggactccaactctcctgggcggaggtgcctcaatggcgccccctagaggatggcaccttcagaGACCgcctacttcgcctaatggttgaaccgcccctgcatgAAGGTGATTAACCTTGGCGTCCAAACGTGGTCCTGGCATCTTGTCCTGGACCTTCCTGTCAGATGGGGCTCAGCCACATCTGTCTGTAGTGGAGAGCATTCCTTGTGTGCCTTTCAAAAGACAGCGGCCTGGCTGGCGTGTGGTCAGTGCCACCCCTTTGGCCATGGCTTCATACAGACAGACATGCAGATGGTTGTGGAAATGTGTCTCCTGTAGCACATGGATGAGTGTGTGGGTGTGGGTGCTATTCTCCAGGACAGACCCACACAACATACAGCCACAAGGATTTTGGgtggcagggttgttgtatgttttccgggctgtgtggccaagttccagaagcattctctcctgacgtttcgcccacatctatggcaggcatcctcagaggttgtgaggcatggataaactgttcacccatgcctcacaacctctgagcatgcctgccatagatgtgggcgaaacgtcaggagagaatactactggaacatggccacacagcccgaaagacatacaacaacccgatggATTTGTTGCTCTGCGGGGGATGCTGGGGCTTGTAATGCTCCACAGCAGTTTTCAAAGAAACCACGTCCTGTGTGTCTGTTTGAGTGGGTCGAGTGTTGCTTTGTTTGGAGGACCAGGCTCCAGGTGCGTGGATCTGCCGGGATTGCAAAAGGAAACTCACCTGAGAAAGGCACCAGATACCTTTGCTGCTGGATGGACCTTCCTCCTTCCTTGATGGTCCTGTTCCTTTATGCTTCCTTCCGATTgctgtctccttccttccatctcttctctctctgtccttccttccttccggttcatccttccttcctacctacctttcctatctttgggttgctgtgagttttctggctgtatggccatgttccagaagcattctctcctgatgttttgcccatatctatggcaggcatcctgagaggttgagaggtctgttgggaacaagtgcgaatgttgcaattggccagcttgattagcatttaatggcctttctgCTCCAAGGTCtagccttgtgccggcaggaatatgtggagtggagtgagctcctgtctgtcagctccagctccccatgcggggacatgagagaagcctcccagaaggatggtaaaacatcaaacatccaggcatcccctgggcaaggtctttgcagacagccaattctctcacaccagaagtgtcttgcagtttctcaagtcactcctgacatgagaaaaaaaaaatccttcctacCTACCCTTCctatctttccttcccttccttccttcatcttccctttccttctttccttccctccttccttccatcatcCTTCCTTTCtatatctttcctttccttccttccttcccagactgttgtcctatattggaccttttaacgccttggatgattgtttaatattttaattatgtctattttaaatcattacttgtttaatttgtttttaaatgaattcTTTGATATCTCAGCTGTTGATtttatattatatgattgtattgggcttgcccctttgtgagccgctcagagtccccgttggggagatggaggtggcatacaaaaataaaataataataataataataattattattattattattcatccttccttccttccttccatccatccatcttcccttccttccttcatcttccctttccttctctccttccctccttccttcatctttccttcctttctttcatcttacctttcttcccttccttcctttatctttccttcccttccttccttccttccttccttccttccttccttccttccttccttcctctctttccttccttcctttcttccttccttccttcatcttcccttctcttctttccttcatcTTCCCTtcctgactagtttccaacagccaatatatcataataactaaacacagctgtctattctaaacaatatctgaaaaagatGCACTgcagtaaaggttcaaaacatagaacccaatatgtatattagagcatcatatatataataatacaaataataatgcaactgatgatccaattctgtcacccattttgaacctttactgtggtgcatatttttcagatagagtttccaacagccctcacaacctctgagcatgcctgccacagatgtgggcaaaacgtcaggaagaatgcttctgggacatggccatacagccgggaaaactcacagcaagccagtgataccagccatgaaagcctttgacaacacagtctccttccttccttcctcagacTAATTGTGGCACCAGCTTTGCTCCTGTGTTTACCTTTCCCAGTATGGGATGCCAGTATCAATAAAGTGGAAAAGCCCAAAGATATCAGTAGCCACAGACAGTAATAGACACCTAGATCAGGAATGGGCCAATTTGGGATTtcattccaagtgttttggacttcaactcccgccattcctcacagcctcaggccctttccttttaccccccagccgcttaagcggctggggggtaaaaggaaggggcctgaggctgtgaggaatggcgggagttgaagtccaaaacatctggagggcccaagttggcccaggcctgatctaggaGTCTATTACTGCCTTTCTGCCTCAACCTGCAGCAGTGAAGTGAAGGATGCTCACCTGAGGAGGCCTTGGCCGTCGGTGCTGCTGCTCGGCGAGGAGCGGCGGCCGGCTGCCGGTCCTGGTCTCCGTCTCTTCCGGCCTCCCCGTGCCTCCTCCAATGGGAAGGAGGGAGCCAATGGGGCGTGGGAGGTGGGGAGGCGtctccctccctgcctctccCTCTAAAGCGCGCCCCAGAGACACCCAGAGAGAGAAGACGAGTCTGAGGCGCCCACTCTCGCTCTCCTCCGCACCGGGCATGGCTTCCACGACGGCGGCGTCCTTCCTCCCGCGCGGGAGCCCCTTGCTGCTCCCCCCGGACCCGCCTTCGGAGCGCCTCCCCCCGGGCGCCGCCGCCTTCCGCGAGGTGCAGAAGATGATGCACCACGAGTTCCTCCAAGGCCTCGCCGCCGCCCCGGGACCTCCGCTCGGCGCTCTTCCCCCGAACCAGTGGGGCCCGGCGCCCGGAGCGGCGGATTGGGGCCACGGCGCGGGGGCAGCGGGGGGCGGCGCGTTGTTAGAGGCTTCCAAGGGGGTGCCCCCCACTCGTGCTGAACTGGGGGGGTTCCGTGGCGGCGCCTGGGGGCAGAGCAGCAGCCCTGGAACTGGAGCTTCCGTGggacaccaccaccaccttcatcaccaccaccaccatccccatcacCCCTCTTTAGGGGGGTGTTCCTCCCCCCAGCAGCATCAACAACAGCACTACTCTCAGGCCTTTCCAGGACCCCCGAATGGGATGCTGAATGGGATGCTGCAGTTGCCGCCCCATGGACACGAAGCGGAGCTCTTGGAGGGGCTCCAGCACCACCATCCCCATCATCCtcaccaccagcagcagcagcaccaccaTCCCCAGCAGCACCACCACCAGCACCCGCTACAGCAgccgcaggaggaggaggaagagtcgGCGCCCAGCTCCGACGACCTGGAGGCCTTCGCCAAGCAGTTCAAGCAGCGGCGCATCAAGCTGGGCTTCACCCAAGCCGACGTGGGTTTGGCGCTCGGCACGCTGTACGGCAACGTCTTCTCGCAGACCACGATCTGCCGCTTCGAGGCCCTCCAGCTCAGCTTCAAGAACATGTGCAAGCTCAAGCCGCTGCTGGGGAAGTGGCTGGAGGAGAGCGACGCGGCCGGGAGCGGGAGCCCGTCGGGCGCGGAGAGGATCGGCGGGGCGGGCGCGCAAGGGCGGAAGCGCAAGAAGCGCACCTCCATCGAGGTGGGCGTCAAGGGCGCGCTGGAGGGCCACTTCCTCCGCTGCCCCAAGCCCTCCGCCCACGAGATCGGCGCCCTGGCCGAGGCGCTCCAGCTCGAGAAGGAGGTCGTCCGCGTCTGGTTCTGCAACCGGAGGCAGAAGGAGAAGCGCATGACGCCCGCGCCGCCCGGGAACGCGCCGCTCGCCTTGGAGGACTACCAGAGCGGCGGGCCCGGGACCCCCGCCACGCCCCCGCCCCACGCGCTCCGGCCCGCCCTCCACGCGCTGCAGGGACCCCCCGGGCAGTGAGCCCTCCTCGAATATTTATTTGGGAACGGACCCGGGACAGAGACCCTCCCGCCTCCAGCCAAagacccccgccccccccccccccgacggaCCCGCGCCGCTTCCTCTgcctctgccccccccccgccctctaTTTATGTCACAGCCACTATTTTATTACTcgcataaaaagaaaacatttattatCCAAAAGGAGATgcctctctctctcgctcgccCGCCTGATGtcttttctcctcccttcccggCGTCGACgggatcctctctctctctctctctctctctctctctctctctctcactcacttcgGGCggctctttccttcttcttttcttcttcttcttccttcttctcccaaATATCCCACCACGAAGGAGCCCCGCGAGGGAGAGAGgccaaaggaaggaaagggacggaggaaggaaaggaagaagagacagaAGGAATGaggtaaggaaggaaagaaggaggaaagaagggagggaagaagaagagaaggaacaagggaaggaaagaaagaaggagaaaaggaaggagggaaggaagaaaagaaaggaatgaaggaaagaagggatggaagaaggaatgagggaaggaaagaaagaaggagggaaggaagaaaagaaaggaatgaaggaaagaagggatggaagaaggaaggaatgaaggaaagaaagaaacaggaaagaagaaaaggagggaaggaagaaaagaaaggaatgaaggaaagaagggatggaagaaggaatgaggggaggaaagaaagatggaggaaaggaaggagggaaggaagaaatgaaagagggaaagaagagaaggaaaaaaggaatgagggaaggaaagaaagaataagagcagggaaaaaaggagggaaggaaggaaggaaggagggaagaaaaaaagaagaatgaatgagggaaggaaggaaagaaagaaggaataagatcaggaaagaaagaaggagggaaaaaggaaagaaaggaatgagggaaagaaggaaggaagggatggaagaaggagggaaggaaagaaggaatgatggaaggaaagaaagaataagagcaggaaagaaaagaaaaggagggaaggaaagaaagaaggaataagagcaggaaaagaaggaaggagagacagaagaaaagaaagaggaatgagggaaagaagggatggaaggaggagggaaggaaagaagggatgagggaatgaaggaaagaaagaaagaataagagcaagaaataaagaaggagggaaggaaggaaagaagagatggaagaaggagggaaggaaagaatgaatgaTGGAAGGTAGGAAAGAAAGAATAagagcaggaaagaaagaaggaaggaaagaaagagaaggaatgagggaaggaaggaagaaaagaaagaggaatgagagaaggaaagaaagagagtgaagaaggaatgagggaaggaaggaagaaaagaaagaggaatgagagaaggaaagaaagagagtgaagaaagaatgagggaaggaaggaaagaaagacagggggagaaaggaagaaagataagaataataatataataactttatttttgtaccctgccctcatctccccgaagggactcagggcgactttcatatggcacaaggtgcctaaaacaacacataaaataaacacacagtacaatacaaaatacaaccacgagtatataaaacaacaatttgtagaaaggaggaagaaggaggcaaggaaagaaagaaggaatgagagaaggaaggaagcaaggaaggaagggaagaaagaaaggaggaagggaaggaaggagactaTGTTGTCAAAGCCTTGTATGGCtggtatcactgggttgctgtgagttttcccggctgtatggccatgttccagaagcattcttcctgacgttttgcccacatctatggcaggcatgctcagagcttgtgagggctgttggaaactagtcaagtggggtttgtatatctatggaatgtccggGATgcgaaaaagaactcttgtctgtttgaggcaagtatgaatgttgccattgatcaccttgattagcatctaaaagccttgcagcttcaaagcttggctgcttccctgggggaatcctttgttatgagtagagcacttgatgaaccaacctggacacagcatatcgtttgagaacacaaatgctggaccacattaaaaaccatcatgtcagactacacagagaagtcattgaaatccacaagcgtgtggacaatttcaacagaaaggaggaaactatgaaaatgaacaaaatctggctaccagtattcaaaaactctaaaatcaggacagtaagtaaacaACAAGATAGGAGAattacagaaaggaaacaaccagggctagctaacacctcccaacaaaggattcccccaagaagGAATCAGCCAGCTttgaaggcttttcaatgctaatcaaggggattaatttcaacatccacacttgcctccaacagacaagagttctttctccc is part of the Anolis carolinensis isolate JA03-04 unplaced genomic scaffold, rAnoCar3.1.pri scaffold_10, whole genome shotgun sequence genome and encodes:
- the pou3f1 gene encoding POU domain, class 3, transcription factor 1, whose product is MASTTAASFLPRGSPLLLPPDPPSERLPPGAAAFREVQKMMHHEFLQGLAAAPGPPLGALPPNQWGPAPGAADWGHGAGAAGGGALLEASKGVPPTRAELGGFRGGAWGQSSSPGTGASVGHHHHLHHHHHHPHHPSLGGCSSPQQHQQQHYSQAFPGPPNGMLNGMLQLPPHGHEAELLEGLQHHHPHHPHHQQQQHHHPQQHHHQHPLQQPQEEEEESAPSSDDLEAFAKQFKQRRIKLGFTQADVGLALGTLYGNVFSQTTICRFEALQLSFKNMCKLKPLLGKWLEESDAAGSGSPSGAERIGGAGAQGRKRKKRTSIEVGVKGALEGHFLRCPKPSAHEIGALAEALQLEKEVVRVWFCNRRQKEKRMTPAPPGNAPLALEDYQSGGPGTPATPPPHALRPALHALQGPPGQ